One window from the genome of Elaeis guineensis isolate ETL-2024a chromosome 5, EG11, whole genome shotgun sequence encodes:
- the LOC105046115 gene encoding ADP-ribosylation factor 2 isoform X1, with amino-acid sequence MGLTFTKLFSRLFAKREMRILMVGLDAAGKTTILYKLKLGEIVTTIPTIGFNVETVEYKNISFTVWDVGGQDKIRPLWRHYFQNTQGLIFVVDSNDRDRIVEARDELHRMLNEDELRDAVLLVFANKQDLPNAMNAAEITDKLGLHSLRQRHWYIQSTCATSGEGLYEGLDWLSNNIANKA; translated from the exons ATGGGGCTGACCTTCACGAAGCTATTCAGTCGTCTATTTGCGAAAAGGGAGATGAGGATCTTGATGGTTGGGCTTGATGCAGCTGGTAAAACGACCATCCTCTACAAGCTCAAGCTAGGAGAGATCGTCACCACCATCCCCACAATCG GATTCAATGTGGAGACTGTGGAGTACAAGAACATTAGCTTCACTGTTTGGGATGTTGGTGGTCAGGATAAG ATCAGGCCTTTATGGAGGCACTACTTCCAGAACACTCAGGGGCTTATCTTTGTTGTTGATAGCAATGACAGAGATCGTATTGTTGAGGCAAGGGATGAGCTCCATCGGATGCTAAATGAG GATGAGTTACGTGATGCTGTGTTGCTGGTGTTTGCAAACAAACAAGACCTTCCTAATGCAATGAATGCTGCTGAGATTACTGATAAGCTTGGCCTTCATTCTCTGCGTCAACGACACTG GTACATACAGAGCACTTGTGCTACCTCGGGTGAGGGGTTGTATGAGGGGCTTGATTGGCTCTCGAACAACATCGCCAACAAG gCCTAA
- the LOC105046115 gene encoding ADP-ribosylation factor isoform X2: MGLTFTKLFSRLFAKREMRILMVGLDAAGKTTILYKLKLGEIVTTIPTIGFNVETVEYKNISFTVWDVGGQDKIRPLWRHYFQNTQGLIFVVDSNDRDRIVEARDELHRMLNEDELRDAVLLVFANKQDLPNAMNAAEITDKLGLHSLRQRH, from the exons ATGGGGCTGACCTTCACGAAGCTATTCAGTCGTCTATTTGCGAAAAGGGAGATGAGGATCTTGATGGTTGGGCTTGATGCAGCTGGTAAAACGACCATCCTCTACAAGCTCAAGCTAGGAGAGATCGTCACCACCATCCCCACAATCG GATTCAATGTGGAGACTGTGGAGTACAAGAACATTAGCTTCACTGTTTGGGATGTTGGTGGTCAGGATAAG ATCAGGCCTTTATGGAGGCACTACTTCCAGAACACTCAGGGGCTTATCTTTGTTGTTGATAGCAATGACAGAGATCGTATTGTTGAGGCAAGGGATGAGCTCCATCGGATGCTAAATGAG GATGAGTTACGTGATGCTGTGTTGCTGGTGTTTGCAAACAAACAAGACCTTCCTAATGCAATGAATGCTGCTGAGATTACTGATAAGCTTGGCCTTCATTCTCTGCGTCAACGACACTG A